The following is a genomic window from Pantanalinema sp..
CTGGCGCGGATGGTGCCGGGCGACGTGCTCAACCTGCCGGTGGGCAAGTGCCTCTACACCCAGTTCACCCGCCCCACGGGCGGCGTGGTCGACGACACCATCATCTGCCGCTTCGCGGACCGCTTCCTGCTGGTCGTCAACGCCTCGAACATCGACAAGGACTGGGCCTGGCTCAGCGAGCACAAGCCCTTCGACGTCACCCTCGAGAACGAATCGCCCGAGACGGCCATGATCGCCCTGCAGGGCCCCCATGCCGAGGCCTTGATGCGCGAGGCCGCCACCCCCGGCATCGCCGAGCTTCCCTTCTTCGGGGTCGCCCTGGGCAAGGTCTTCGGGGTGGACGTTGCGGTGTCGCGCACCGGCTACACCGGCGAGGACGGCTTCGAGATCTACCTGCCCAACGCCTACGCCGAGCGCCTGTGGCACGGCTTCCTCGCCGCCGGCGAGTCCTACGGCATCCGGCCGGCCGGCCTCGGCGCCCGCGACACCCTTCGCCTCGAGGCGGGCCTGCCCCTCTACGGCCACGAGCTGAACGACGAGACCACCCCGGTCGAGTCGTCGCTCGCATGGACCGTCAAGAGCGAGGCCGACTACCTCGGAAAGGACGTCATCGCGCGCCAGAAGGCCGAGGGTGCGAGCAAGAAGCTCGTGGGCCTCACCATGCAGGGCAAGCAGATCGCCCGCGAGGGCTACTTGGTGTTCTCGGGCGATCGCCAGGTCGGCACCGTCGCGAGCGGAGCCCCCTCGCCCACCCTCGGGGCGCCCATCGCCACGGCCTTCGTCGCGGCGGACGCCGCCGGCCTCGGCACCACCCTCGAGGTCGAGATCCGCGGCAAGCGCTTCGGCGCCACCGTGGGCCGCACCGCCTTCTACAGGCGCGCCAAGGCCTAAATCGGCTATAATCCCGCAAGGCCGCGCGGGCTGCGCGGCCGTCACCGCAAGGGGCTCGCCCCACTTCAGGAGGATTCATCGCACTATGATCCCGCAGGATCTCAAGTACACCAAATCCCACGAGTACGTCCGCCTCTCGGGCGACGAGGCGACCATCGGCATCACGGACTTCGCCGCCGAGCAACTGGGCGACGTGGTCTTCGTGGAGCTGCCCGAGGTCGGCCGCGTCCTCAAGAAGGGCGAGTCCTTCGGCGTCATCGAGTCGGTCAAGGCCGTCTCGGACCTCTACAGCCCCATCGGCGGCACCGTCGTGGCGATCAACGAGAGCCTGAACGACGAGCCCTCGGCGATCAACGAGGACGGCTACGGCGATGGCTGGATCATCAAGCTCCAGGCCGCAAGCGAAGCGGACCTCGCCGACGCCCTCACCCCGGAGCAATACCAAGCCCTGATCGGAGCGTAAACCCATGTCCTTCAGCTACCTGCCCCACACGGAGGCCGAGCGCGCCGAGATGCTCGAGGCGATCGGCGTCGCCTCGATGGACGACCTGTACCAGGGAGTCCCCGAGCGCCTGCGCGACTTCTCCCTGGAAGCCATCCCCACGGCAAAGAGCGAGCTCGAGGTCACGCGCCTCCTGACGGACCTTGCCGGGGAGAACCGGTCGGCCAATCAGTTCGCCTCCTTCCTGGGGGCAGGGGCCCAACGCCGGTTTTCGCCCTCGGCGGTGGACTGGATCCTCCACCGCTCCGAGTTCCTGACCGCCTACACCCCCTACCAGCCCGAGGTCAGCCAGGGAACCCTGCAGGTCATCTACGAGTTCCAGACCATGATCGCCCAGCTCACGGGAATGGACCTCGCCAACGCCTCGATGTACGACGGCTCGACCGCCACTCCCGAGGCGGCCTTCATGGCCATGCGGGTCACCAAGCGCAACAAGGTGGTGGTGGCCTCGAGCGTCCACCCCGAGTACCGCGAGGTCCTTTCGAGCTACGCGGTCGGCCCCGGCCTCCAGGTCGTCCAGGCCCCCTTGAGCGGCGGCTTCATCGATCGCGACAGGCTCAGGGCGCTGATGACCGACGAGGTGGCGGGCCTGATCGTCCAGGTGCCGAGCTTCTTCGGCGGGGTCGAGGAGGGCCGCGAGCTCGCCGAGATCGCGCACGCCGCGGGCGCTCTCTTCATCGTGATCGCCGACCCCACCACCCTGGGGGTGCTCGAGGCCCCCGGCGCCTACGGCGCGGACATCGTGATCGGCGAGGCCCAGGCCTTCGGCAACCCCGTCAGCTTCGGCGGCCCCTACGTGGGCTACATGGCCTGCCGCGACAAGCTCTCGCGTCAGCTGCCGGGCCGCATCGTGGGCGCGACCGTGGACTCCAGGGGCCAGCGCTGCTTCACCCTCACCCTCCAGACCCGCGAGCAGCACATCCGCCGCGAGAAGGCCACGAGCAACATCTGCTCCAACCAGGCCCTCAACGCGCTGGCGGCCACCGTCTACATGGAGGTCATGGGCAAGGAGGGGATCTTCGAGCTGGGAAACGTGTCGATCCAGCGCGCCCACGCGCTCGCCGCGGCCATCTGCGAGGTGCCCGGCTTCTCGCTGGCGCTTCCCGGGCCCTTCTTCAACGAGTTCGTGGTCAGGAGCCCGCTTCCGGTGCCGGAGCTGCTCGGCAAGCTGCGCGAGGAAGGGATCCTGGGCGGGATCGCCCTCTCGGGCTGGTACCCCGAGCTCTCGGACTGCTACCTGGTGTCGGTCAACGAGCTGAACACGCCCGCCGACCTGGATCGGTACGTCGCGACCCTCAAGGCCCTGACCGCGAGCGCGGCCGTCGGCGCCCGCTAGAATCGAAAGAGGAACCATGGAAGCGCTCATCTTCGAGAAGAGCACGACCGGCCACCGCGAGGCCAAGCTGCCCGCGGCCGGCGTCGCCGAGAAGCCCCTGTCCGAGCTCCTCCCCGCGGGCATGATCCGCAAGGAGGCCCCGGCCCTGCCCGAAGTCACCGAGCTGGACGTCATGCGGCACTTCAACCGCCTCTCGCAGCTCAACTACTCCATCGACACCAACTTCTACCCGCTCGGCTCGTGCACGATGAAGTACAACCCCAAGGTCAACGAGCTGGCCGCGCGCCTCGACGGCTTCTCGGGCCTGCACCCCTACCAGCCCGCCGAGACGACCCAGGGCGCCCTCAAGCTGCTGCACGACCTCGAGAAGATGCTCGCCAACCTGACGGGCATGGAGCGGGTCACCCTCCAGCCCGCGGCCGGCGCCCACGGCGAGTTCACCGGCATCCTGATGATCCGGGCCTACCACGAGGCCCGGGGCCAGCAGCGCACCAAGGTGCTCGTCCCCGACTCGGCTCACGGCACCAACCCCGCCACGGCGGCGCTGGCGGGCTACGAGGTGGTCTCGATCGCCTCCAACGACCGGGGCCTGGTGGACGTCGACGACCTAAGAGCCCACCTGGGCCCCGACGTCGCCGCGCTCATGATGACCAACCCCAACACCCTCGGTCTCTTCGAGGAGGACATCCTCGAGATCGCCGAGCTGGTGCACGAGACCGGCGCGCTGCTCTACTACGACGGCGCCAACCTCAACGCCATCATGGGCGCCGTGCGCCCCGGCGACATGGGCTTCGACGTCATGCACCTCAACCTCCACAAGACCATGTCGACGCCCCACGGCGGCGGCGGGCCCGGGGCGGGCCCCGTGGCGGTCTCCAAGCGCCTGGTGCCCTACCTCCCCACCCCCACCGTGGAGTTCGCGGAGGGCCAGTACTTCCTGAGCTTCGATCGGCCCGAGTCCATCGGCCGGGTCCGCGCCTTCTTCGGCAACTTCGGCGTCCTGGTGCGGGCCTACACCTACATGGTGACCATGGGCCGCGACGGCCTCACCCAGGCGAGCCGGGACGCGGTCCTCAACGCCAACTACATCAAGGCCAAGCTCGAGGACCTGTTCGAGGTGCCTCACGATCAGCCCTGCATGCACGAGTTCGTGCTCTCGGGCGATCGCCAGAAGGCGAAGGGCGCCAACACCATGGCCATGGCCAAGCGCCTGATCGACTACGGCTTCCACCCGCCGACGGTCTACTTCCCCCTCATCGTCCACGAATCGATGATGATCGAGCCGACCGAGACCGAGTCCAAGGCCACCCTCGACAAGTTCATCGCGGCCATGCGCGCGATCGCCAACGAGGTCGAGACCGAGCTCGAGGTGGTCACGGGCGCGCCCCACACCTCGCCCATCGGCAAGGTGGACGAGGTGACGGCCGCCCGCAAGCCGAACCTCTGCTGGTCGTGCTAGCGAACTAGCGTCGCAATAAGCGGGGCAGGGAGAAGCTTCTCCCTGCCCCGCTTGGCGTCTTCGGGGCTAGCCGAACCAGCCCTTCTTGCCGATGTAGGTCGACTCCTTGCCCTGGAAGGCCCCCTTGACCGCGTCGATGACCTCGTCCTTGACCTTGGCCCGGTACAGGGCCCGCATGACGAGCTCCATCCGCTCGTTGGACTGGGAGAGGCGCTGGGCGAGGATGACCGAGAGCTTGATGCCGAACTCCGGATCCTCCTCGAAGAGGCGGCGGGCGTCCGGGAAGACGAGGAACTTGCAGGGGGCGGTCGCCTTGACGGTCGCCGTGCGGGGCGTGCGCAACAGCGAGCCGATCTCGCCCAGGTAGGCCCCCGCGGCGAAGGACGAATCGAGGCTCGCGACCTTGTCCTCGCCCACCAGGATGTCGACGGCCCCCTCCATCAGCATGAAGAGCTCG
Proteins encoded in this region:
- a CDS encoding cyclic nucleotide-binding domain-containing protein translates to MSDLLPFEAGSEVRKPIEPREPALEAHDVSSALTAMKQRLAASRQAQAAVPDSPYVKAQEVEQAEAIADARPKSAKPPEVWEYRTGQSIFREGELTYELFMLMEGAVDILVGEDKVASLDSSFAAGAYLGEIGSLLRTPRTATVKATAPCKFLVFPDARRLFEEDPEFGIKLSVILAQRLSQSNERMELVMRALYRAKVKDEVIDAVKGAFQGKESTYIGKKGWFG
- the gcvH gene encoding glycine cleavage system protein GcvH, with protein sequence MIPQDLKYTKSHEYVRLSGDEATIGITDFAAEQLGDVVFVELPEVGRVLKKGESFGVIESVKAVSDLYSPIGGTVVAINESLNDEPSAINEDGYGDGWIIKLQAASEADLADALTPEQYQALIGA
- the gcvPB gene encoding aminomethyl-transferring glycine dehydrogenase subunit GcvPB, producing the protein MEALIFEKSTTGHREAKLPAAGVAEKPLSELLPAGMIRKEAPALPEVTELDVMRHFNRLSQLNYSIDTNFYPLGSCTMKYNPKVNELAARLDGFSGLHPYQPAETTQGALKLLHDLEKMLANLTGMERVTLQPAAGAHGEFTGILMIRAYHEARGQQRTKVLVPDSAHGTNPATAALAGYEVVSIASNDRGLVDVDDLRAHLGPDVAALMMTNPNTLGLFEEDILEIAELVHETGALLYYDGANLNAIMGAVRPGDMGFDVMHLNLHKTMSTPHGGGGPGAGPVAVSKRLVPYLPTPTVEFAEGQYFLSFDRPESIGRVRAFFGNFGVLVRAYTYMVTMGRDGLTQASRDAVLNANYIKAKLEDLFEVPHDQPCMHEFVLSGDRQKAKGANTMAMAKRLIDYGFHPPTVYFPLIVHESMMIEPTETESKATLDKFIAAMRAIANEVETELEVVTGAPHTSPIGKVDEVTAARKPNLCWSC
- the gcvT gene encoding glycine cleavage system aminomethyltransferase GcvT, which gives rise to MSNPTAAETLKQTPLHGAHVALGARMVPFGGWDMPVQYSGIIEEHHAVRKAVGLFDVSHMGEFYVSGEGAAAFLARMVPGDVLNLPVGKCLYTQFTRPTGGVVDDTIICRFADRFLLVVNASNIDKDWAWLSEHKPFDVTLENESPETAMIALQGPHAEALMREAATPGIAELPFFGVALGKVFGVDVAVSRTGYTGEDGFEIYLPNAYAERLWHGFLAAGESYGIRPAGLGARDTLRLEAGLPLYGHELNDETTPVESSLAWTVKSEADYLGKDVIARQKAEGASKKLVGLTMQGKQIAREGYLVFSGDRQVGTVASGAPSPTLGAPIATAFVAADAAGLGTTLEVEIRGKRFGATVGRTAFYRRAKA
- the gcvPA gene encoding aminomethyl-transferring glycine dehydrogenase subunit GcvPA gives rise to the protein MSFSYLPHTEAERAEMLEAIGVASMDDLYQGVPERLRDFSLEAIPTAKSELEVTRLLTDLAGENRSANQFASFLGAGAQRRFSPSAVDWILHRSEFLTAYTPYQPEVSQGTLQVIYEFQTMIAQLTGMDLANASMYDGSTATPEAAFMAMRVTKRNKVVVASSVHPEYREVLSSYAVGPGLQVVQAPLSGGFIDRDRLRALMTDEVAGLIVQVPSFFGGVEEGRELAEIAHAAGALFIVIADPTTLGVLEAPGAYGADIVIGEAQAFGNPVSFGGPYVGYMACRDKLSRQLPGRIVGATVDSRGQRCFTLTLQTREQHIRREKATSNICSNQALNALAATVYMEVMGKEGIFELGNVSIQRAHALAAAICEVPGFSLALPGPFFNEFVVRSPLPVPELLGKLREEGILGGIALSGWYPELSDCYLVSVNELNTPADLDRYVATLKALTASAAVGAR